In a genomic window of Chryseobacterium sp. G0162:
- a CDS encoding helix-turn-helix domain-containing protein yields the protein MQKEKLRTVRKRKGYTQQQVADAIATDVSNYSRKESGTVKIIESEWDKLAKFLEVTVEEIYEEEEAKIIIENPVFNDNTQANVGNNNATINNELSIEIIKNLQEYISLLKEEVARLKK from the coding sequence ATGCAAAAAGAAAAACTACGTACAGTAAGAAAGAGAAAAGGTTATACCCAGCAGCAAGTTGCTGATGCTATTGCTACAGATGTTTCTAATTATAGCAGAAAAGAAAGTGGAACTGTAAAAATCATAGAGTCTGAATGGGATAAACTGGCAAAGTTTCTTGAGGTGACAGTTGAGGAAATTTATGAAGAGGAAGAAGCAAAAATAATTATTGAAAATCCTGTTTTTAATGATAATACACAAGCCAATGTTGGGAATAATAATGCTACTATTAATAATGAATTAAGCATAGAAATCATTAAAAACCTACAAGAATATATCAGTCTGTTAAAAGAAGAAGTGGCAAGACTAAAAAAATAA
- a CDS encoding PH domain-containing protein, which translates to MSNTCSLCNTELTSMDTLLGENKLSDGGVLCNKCLDKISYINQEVLYNLNQFNIDDIHRIIQDKNSEQNSLAITQENLPMTVEEAQNISKEVYKRRKQKIKTELEKLNASLSVFTKGEIKELPYLISEEEKIIGITDAQFVNTLAAGILVATSKRMISVSKAMFGTAKINDYPNETIKSISFVTDPRSPIIKLHLDERVVEFECFMDKEDAEKFYDIIRPIYNNPIQQLQQQTNPVNTNAAANATHSLDILEQLEKLGKLRENGILTDTEFTEQKRKLLEQLK; encoded by the coding sequence ATGAGTAATACTTGTTCATTATGTAATACAGAATTAACCTCTATGGATACGCTTCTGGGAGAAAATAAGCTTTCGGATGGTGGTGTTTTATGCAATAAATGTTTAGATAAAATAAGCTACATCAATCAGGAAGTATTATATAATCTTAATCAGTTTAATATTGATGATATTCACCGTATCATTCAGGATAAAAATTCAGAACAGAATTCACTTGCTATAACACAAGAAAATCTTCCTATGACTGTGGAAGAAGCTCAAAATATTTCTAAGGAAGTATATAAAAGGAGAAAGCAGAAGATAAAAACAGAGTTGGAAAAGCTGAATGCGAGTCTTTCTGTATTTACCAAAGGTGAAATCAAAGAACTGCCTTATCTTATTTCTGAGGAGGAGAAAATCATTGGTATTACAGATGCTCAGTTTGTTAATACACTGGCTGCAGGAATCCTGGTGGCAACATCCAAAAGAATGATCTCTGTTTCAAAAGCAATGTTTGGGACAGCCAAAATCAACGATTATCCCAATGAAACGATCAAGTCAATAAGTTTTGTAACAGATCCGAGATCTCCAATCATAAAATTACATCTTGATGAAAGAGTGGTAGAGTTTGAATGTTTTATGGATAAAGAAGATGCAGAAAAGTTCTATGATATTATAAGACCTATCTATAATAACCCGATACAGCAACTTCAGCAACAGACAAATCCCGTAAATACAAATGCAGCTGCAAACGCAACACACTCCCTTGATATTCTTGAGCAGTTGGAAAAATTGGGAAAACTGAGAGAAAATGGTATTCTTACCGATACGGAGTTTACAGAACAAAAAAGAAAGCTGCTGGAACAATTAAAATAA
- a CDS encoding SHOCT domain-containing protein produces MNTICALCGTPLTSTDMLVGKNKLADGGYLCAGCFTKAVTINRDLINNLDQFYFAEITGMFLKSKIDGSQSPGIPSSGTGNYEYDAPTRLDEIKDQIVALKARLSVLANEEVNELDKVLDPSERLIAIAECINLHNKREGIIFSTQWRVIFMDKKFLGGVVKNEYNHKDIISLDQVENLLYSVLRVNTKGGAVEFKLHNKSDGRAFLNIKNNNTNYSENEFRADPSPLHAFSQIIPDLVQENVYNTNKTDSGAIIDQLERLGKLKESGILTEAEFAEQKKKLLDKL; encoded by the coding sequence ATGAATACTATTTGCGCATTATGCGGAACTCCGCTGACGTCTACGGATATGCTTGTTGGGAAAAATAAACTTGCAGATGGCGGTTATCTATGTGCCGGTTGCTTTACTAAAGCAGTTACTATCAATAGAGATCTTATCAATAATTTGGATCAGTTCTATTTTGCTGAAATAACAGGAATGTTTCTTAAAAGCAAAATTGATGGGAGCCAGAGTCCGGGAATTCCATCCTCAGGAACGGGCAACTATGAATATGATGCTCCCACCAGACTAGACGAAATAAAAGACCAGATTGTAGCCCTGAAAGCCAGATTGAGTGTTTTAGCCAATGAAGAAGTAAATGAACTGGATAAAGTCCTGGATCCGAGCGAACGTTTGATTGCGATTGCAGAATGTATCAATCTTCATAATAAGAGGGAAGGAATTATTTTTTCAACCCAATGGAGGGTGATTTTCATGGATAAAAAATTCCTGGGTGGAGTGGTGAAAAATGAATATAACCACAAGGATATTATCTCTCTGGATCAGGTGGAAAATCTTTTGTACTCAGTGTTAAGGGTTAATACAAAGGGTGGTGCTGTAGAATTTAAGCTGCATAATAAAAGTGACGGAAGAGCATTTTTAAATATCAAAAATAATAATACAAACTATTCTGAAAATGAATTCAGAGCAGACCCTAGCCCATTACATGCATTTTCTCAAATAATTCCGGATTTGGTGCAGGAAAACGTCTATAATACAAATAAGACAGATTCGGGAGCTATTATTGATCAATTGGAAAGATTGGGTAAACTAAAAGAAAGTGGAATTCTAACAGAGGCAGAGTTTGCAGAACAAAAGAAAAAGCTTTTGGATAAATTATAA
- a CDS encoding TIGR01777 family oxidoreductase, with protein MKEIVLITGANGLIAKELAKKISNDYEVRFLTRKKRQANEYEWDLKKGTIDESALENVSHIIHLAGANISEKRWTAERKKELIASRVDSATLLRNALRKKEIKLKSFISASGINFYGTKTTEKIFSENDPPGHDFLSEVVVLWERAADHFKEHNLADRIVKIRTAVVLSEKEGALKKMLPPIQYGIGSALGNGKQYMPWIHIEDICSVYEFALKNTGFHGAYNAVSPQHATNAELTQKIAEVLKKPLFMPNVPAFVLKMLFGELASAILEGSRASSQKIQNAGFHFKFPDLKDALRDLLKTQ; from the coding sequence ATGAAAGAAATTGTTTTGATTACCGGAGCAAACGGTTTGATTGCAAAAGAACTGGCAAAAAAAATCAGCAATGATTATGAGGTAAGGTTTCTTACCCGGAAAAAAAGACAAGCAAATGAATATGAATGGGATCTTAAAAAAGGAACCATTGACGAATCTGCTTTGGAAAATGTTTCCCACATCATTCATCTCGCAGGCGCCAATATTTCAGAAAAGCGCTGGACAGCAGAAAGAAAAAAAGAACTGATTGCCAGCAGAGTGGATTCTGCCACATTGCTAAGAAATGCTTTAAGAAAAAAAGAAATTAAACTTAAATCTTTTATTTCAGCTTCAGGAATCAATTTTTACGGAACCAAGACTACAGAAAAAATATTTTCGGAAAATGATCCGCCAGGACATGACTTCCTTAGTGAAGTTGTAGTGCTTTGGGAAAGAGCTGCCGATCATTTTAAAGAACACAACCTTGCAGACAGAATTGTAAAAATCCGGACTGCCGTTGTTCTTTCTGAAAAAGAAGGAGCTTTAAAGAAAATGCTTCCTCCAATACAATATGGCATCGGCTCTGCTTTGGGGAACGGTAAACAATATATGCCATGGATTCATATTGAAGATATCTGTTCCGTTTATGAATTTGCATTAAAAAATACAGGTTTCCATGGTGCCTATAATGCTGTTTCACCTCAGCATGCTACCAATGCTGAGTTAACCCAAAAGATTGCCGAGGTTCTTAAGAAACCTCTGTTTATGCCCAATGTTCCAGCTTTTGTTTTGAAGATGTTATTTGGTGAACTGGCAAGCGCAATTTTGGAAGGTTCCAGAGCTTCTTCACAAAAAATACAGAATGCAGGGTTTCATTTTAAGTTTCCTGATCTGAAAGATGCTTTAAGAGATTTATTAAAAACTCAATAA
- a CDS encoding AraC family transcriptional regulator, with protein sequence MKKLEIKKNIQKEEDKNLSFRVFDLTNDSLKEYGKPHKKDHFFIIVIENGTLQLHIEDKIHFLKPGKISVVFPEQVHFISDISNDLKGKIILFEEILFCSDILKNELSTYNVNLSTQLHCTVLSSEDFQQSLYTISIIKGIYQHPSLIKKEQARFHIKIFLLGLIESVHGLHPILHKETPDKPIYVRFKKLLNEHYKQYRTVQYYADELAISPKKLNSITKKHCGETAIQAIHNRILIEIKRQLMFSDLSHKEIAFDLGFNSPSALNKFVKAKLKETPTALQQELAQMYNT encoded by the coding sequence ATGAAGAAGCTGGAGATTAAAAAGAATATTCAAAAGGAAGAGGATAAAAATCTTTCTTTTCGGGTTTTTGATTTAACCAATGACTCTTTGAAAGAGTATGGTAAGCCACACAAAAAAGATCATTTTTTTATTATCGTTATTGAAAATGGGACTTTACAACTGCATATTGAGGATAAGATTCATTTTTTGAAGCCAGGGAAAATATCTGTGGTATTTCCGGAGCAGGTGCATTTTATTTCTGATATAAGTAATGACCTGAAAGGAAAAATCATTCTGTTTGAAGAAATATTATTCTGTTCAGATATTTTGAAAAACGAACTGAGTACTTATAATGTCAACCTTTCCACGCAGCTTCATTGTACCGTTTTGTCATCAGAAGACTTTCAGCAAAGTTTATATACAATCTCCATCATCAAAGGAATTTATCAGCATCCAAGCCTTATCAAAAAGGAGCAGGCAAGGTTTCATATCAAAATTTTTCTGTTGGGTTTAATTGAATCTGTTCATGGACTTCATCCTATCTTGCATAAAGAAACACCCGACAAACCAATATATGTTCGTTTTAAAAAATTGTTGAATGAACATTACAAACAATACAGAACGGTTCAATATTATGCGGATGAACTGGCTATTAGCCCGAAAAAATTAAACTCCATTACAAAAAAGCATTGTGGAGAAACGGCCATTCAAGCCATTCATAACCGAATTTTAATAGAGATCAAACGGCAATTGATGTTTTCAGATCTTTCTCATAAAGAAATCGCCTTTGATCTTGGTTTCAATTCACCTTCTGCTCTCAATAAGTTTGTAAAGGCAAAATTGAAGGAAACCCCAACTGCTCTTCAACAGGAATTGGCGCAAATGTATAACACATAA
- a CDS encoding HRDC domain-containing protein, translating into MMKVKVFKIRLPEELLYKDQKMLDDFLEGNEIIKVETAFVNDECYWSVILYFEEPKLVKNTVKEPKAVKYSAEDDFLNPDEEKILNALKLWRSEKAREQNLPSYFIASNKELISVAKYKPAKKEELLEIKGFGKHKIENYGEEILEILESV; encoded by the coding sequence ATGATGAAAGTAAAGGTTTTTAAGATCAGACTTCCGGAAGAACTTCTCTACAAAGATCAGAAAATGCTAGATGATTTTCTGGAAGGTAATGAGATTATAAAAGTGGAAACTGCTTTTGTAAACGATGAATGTTATTGGTCTGTAATTCTGTATTTCGAGGAGCCAAAATTGGTGAAAAATACAGTGAAAGAACCAAAGGCTGTTAAATATTCTGCAGAAGATGATTTCCTGAATCCTGATGAAGAAAAGATTCTCAATGCCCTGAAGCTTTGGAGATCAGAGAAAGCCAGAGAACAAAATCTGCCAAGCTACTTCATTGCCAGCAACAAAGAGCTGATCTCTGTAGCCAAGTATAAACCAGCCAAAAAAGAAGAACTGCTGGAGATCAAAGGATTCGGAAAGCATAAGATTGAAAATTATGGCGAAGAAATACTGGAAATCCTTGAAAGTGTATGA
- a CDS encoding polysaccharide lyase family 7 protein has product MQNRFKNIAKAGLFVLCSNFSYAQSQFDLSDFNLQLPIEKNNSITIIKGADIPKFSSENFYFSPEDTSIRLFCSSDGKTTQGSHYPRTELRQISEWHFENQHHLQVKMAVLKQPGTGKIIIGQIHGNSKGTEAVKIWWNNGNLQVGFKKEVDDKEQRITLLKNIPLGQVFEYSIEQNNLNIQVKINQQTTVFSLGNSWKQESVYFKAGNYLQDNKFPVTSGTVAIYQIKTNS; this is encoded by the coding sequence ATGCAGAATCGTTTTAAAAACATTGCAAAAGCAGGACTGTTTGTCCTATGTTCAAATTTTTCATATGCTCAATCTCAATTTGATTTAAGTGACTTTAACCTTCAGCTTCCTATTGAGAAAAACAATTCTATAACCATAATTAAAGGAGCAGATATTCCTAAGTTTTCTTCCGAGAATTTTTATTTTTCACCAGAGGACACGAGCATCCGTCTTTTTTGTTCTTCCGATGGCAAAACTACTCAGGGATCTCACTACCCCAGAACAGAACTACGACAAATTAGCGAATGGCATTTTGAAAACCAACATCATTTACAGGTTAAAATGGCGGTATTAAAGCAGCCTGGTACGGGAAAGATAATCATTGGACAGATCCATGGTAATTCCAAGGGAACGGAAGCTGTAAAAATCTGGTGGAATAATGGTAACCTTCAGGTTGGTTTCAAAAAAGAAGTTGATGATAAAGAACAACGCATTACTCTTTTGAAAAACATTCCTTTGGGACAAGTATTTGAATACTCTATTGAACAAAACAACTTAAATATTCAGGTAAAAATAAACCAACAAACAACTGTATTTAGTCTTGGAAATAGCTGGAAACAGGAATCAGTTTATTTTAAAGCCGGGAATTATCTGCAAGACAATAAATTTCCGGTAACCTCCGGTACTGTGGCTATTTATCAAATTAAAACAAACAGCTAA
- a CDS encoding HPP family protein, with the protein MKKTIKRTFRVSKYVIYKETLVDYKEHFWSFLGAFFGIGLIAFIQSHSLAQTENIFLIGSFGASSVLIYGAIQSPLAQPRNLIGGHVLSALVGVTVYQIVPDIIWISAPLAVAFSIVLMQYTKTLHPPGGATALIAVSSTGKIPELGYWYVISPVLSGCIILLLVALFFNNITPNRSYPSHSRFIRLLRKKHAHGHKMKK; encoded by the coding sequence ATGAAGAAGACGATAAAAAGAACGTTCAGAGTTTCGAAATATGTGATCTATAAGGAAACACTGGTTGATTACAAGGAGCATTTCTGGTCATTCTTAGGTGCTTTTTTCGGAATTGGACTGATTGCTTTTATACAGTCTCATTCTTTGGCACAGACAGAAAACATATTTCTGATCGGTTCTTTTGGGGCTTCAAGTGTTCTGATTTATGGAGCCATTCAAAGTCCGTTAGCACAACCTAGAAACTTGATAGGTGGGCATGTGCTTTCAGCACTAGTAGGGGTTACAGTGTATCAAATTGTACCGGATATTATATGGATTTCGGCTCCATTGGCTGTGGCTTTTTCTATTGTATTGATGCAATACACAAAAACCCTGCATCCGCCAGGTGGAGCAACAGCTCTTATTGCGGTAAGTTCAACCGGAAAAATTCCGGAATTAGGCTATTGGTATGTTATCTCTCCGGTTCTTTCGGGGTGTATTATCCTGTTGCTTGTGGCTTTATTTTTTAACAATATAACGCCCAACAGAAGCTACCCTTCTCACAGCAGGTTTATAAGATTGTTAAGAAAAAAACATGCTCACGGGCACAAAATGAAAAAGTAA
- a CDS encoding iron-containing alcohol dehydrogenase codes for MSKLFIAGEVFHGAGSLSELANIKGKKAVIVTGGSSMRKSGTLDKAITYLTEAGIETQIFEGVEEDPSSATCMKGAEIMKTFEPDWVIGLGGCSAIDAAKIMWVFYEYPDADFDAMIKPFTVPVLRNKAKFIAIPSTSGTGTETTGLAVITDREKGVKYPIVSYELTPDIAIVDGEICASMPAHVTSNTGLDALTHCVEAFVSNIDNNIADALSKGGLEIVFNNLKEAVENPNNITARQNMHDASFMAGLAFNNAWLGIVHSLSHQVGALYGIPHGASNAIFLPNVIRYNAQATERYPDLARVIGKETAEDLAQAIEALRLDVNNPSAIKEFGISREDWDKNIDYITANALADPCTGFNPRVPSLDELKSIYNACYEGLVYTEELVTG; via the coding sequence ATGAGCAAATTATTCATTGCAGGAGAAGTTTTCCATGGTGCCGGAAGTCTTTCAGAATTAGCAAATATTAAAGGTAAAAAAGCGGTAATTGTAACAGGAGGAAGCTCAATGAGAAAAAGCGGAACTCTGGATAAGGCGATCACTTATCTTACAGAAGCAGGAATAGAAACACAAATTTTCGAAGGTGTAGAAGAAGATCCGTCATCAGCAACTTGTATGAAAGGAGCTGAAATCATGAAAACATTTGAGCCTGATTGGGTGATTGGTTTAGGAGGCTGTTCTGCCATTGATGCCGCAAAAATCATGTGGGTATTTTACGAATATCCTGATGCCGATTTTGATGCGATGATAAAACCTTTCACAGTTCCTGTTTTAAGAAATAAGGCAAAATTTATCGCCATTCCATCCACAAGTGGTACAGGAACTGAAACTACAGGTCTTGCTGTAATTACCGACAGAGAAAAAGGGGTAAAATATCCTATCGTTTCTTATGAATTAACACCGGATATTGCTATCGTAGATGGAGAAATCTGTGCTTCAATGCCTGCCCATGTGACTTCCAATACGGGGCTTGATGCATTGACTCACTGTGTGGAAGCTTTTGTTTCCAATATTGACAATAATATCGCAGATGCGCTTTCAAAAGGAGGCCTTGAGATTGTTTTTAACAATTTAAAAGAAGCGGTAGAAAATCCAAACAATATTACAGCCCGTCAGAATATGCATGACGCTTCTTTTATGGCAGGTTTAGCTTTCAATAATGCATGGTTAGGAATTGTTCACTCATTATCTCACCAGGTTGGAGCGTTATACGGAATTCCTCACGGAGCTTCTAATGCTATTTTCCTTCCTAATGTTATCCGTTATAACGCTCAAGCTACAGAACGTTATCCTGATTTAGCCAGAGTTATTGGTAAAGAAACAGCTGAAGATCTTGCGCAGGCCATCGAGGCATTACGTTTAGACGTTAATAATCCATCAGCCATAAAAGAATTTGGAATTTCAAGAGAAGATTGGGACAAAAATATTGATTATATCACGGCTAATGCACTTGCAGATCCTTGTACCGGTTTTAATCCTAGAGTTCCTTCTTTAGATGAATTAAAGTCAATTTATAATGCTTGTTATGAAGGACTTGTTTACACTGAAGAATTGGTAACAGGATAA
- the hisS gene encoding histidine--tRNA ligase, which produces MKPSLAKGTRDFTAQEVSRRKYIIGILQNNFELFGFQPLETPSFENLSTLTGKYGEEGDRLIFKILNSSINEAKEDKKHQMLHDFQRALEKPFSAESLTDKALRYDLTVPFARFVAMNHGKLTFPFKRFQIQPVWRADRPQKGRYREFYQCDADVVGSESLLQEVDLVQLYLKSFADLKVPVTIHMNNRKILSGLAEYAGITDKLIDFTVALDKLDKIGKEGVVKELLEREISQESIDKLDFLFSQSDDALENLLQLKEKFKGNEIGLKGVEELEFVLTQSLNLGVDMQNLVFNITLARGLDYYTGAIFEVKADEVAMGSIGGGGRYDNLTEVFGVKNIPGIGISFGLDRIYLVMEELNLFPEEASSKIEYLFANFGGEETTEALKLIMQLRAKGISAELYPESAKINKQFTYAEKKGIKNLVFLGEEELKNNTVTFKNLEAGEQKTVSLNEFLG; this is translated from the coding sequence ATGAAGCCAAGTTTAGCAAAAGGAACAAGAGATTTTACGGCGCAGGAAGTTTCCAGAAGAAAATATATCATCGGTATTTTACAGAATAATTTCGAATTATTCGGATTTCAGCCATTGGAAACACCAAGCTTTGAAAATCTTTCTACTTTAACAGGAAAGTACGGAGAAGAAGGAGACCGCTTGATTTTTAAAATCCTCAATTCAAGCATTAATGAAGCCAAGGAGGATAAAAAACATCAAATGCTTCATGACTTCCAAAGAGCATTGGAGAAGCCTTTCAGTGCAGAAAGCTTAACAGATAAAGCGCTTCGTTATGACCTTACCGTACCTTTTGCAAGATTTGTAGCGATGAATCATGGGAAATTAACATTTCCATTCAAGCGTTTCCAGATCCAGCCGGTATGGAGAGCAGATAGACCTCAGAAAGGAAGATACAGAGAGTTTTATCAATGTGATGCAGACGTTGTAGGAAGTGAAAGCTTATTGCAGGAAGTGGATCTTGTTCAATTATACTTGAAATCATTTGCTGATCTGAAAGTACCTGTGACGATTCACATGAACAACAGAAAAATTCTTTCCGGGCTAGCTGAATATGCAGGGATTACGGATAAACTGATCGATTTTACTGTCGCTTTGGATAAGCTGGATAAGATTGGAAAAGAGGGAGTGGTTAAGGAATTATTAGAAAGAGAAATCTCTCAGGAATCTATTGATAAACTAGACTTCTTATTCAGTCAGTCTGATGATGCACTGGAAAACCTTCTTCAGCTAAAAGAAAAATTCAAAGGCAATGAGATCGGATTGAAAGGAGTAGAAGAGTTGGAATTTGTTCTTACACAATCTCTGAACCTTGGAGTTGATATGCAGAATCTTGTATTCAATATTACGTTGGCAAGAGGTCTTGATTATTATACCGGAGCTATTTTCGAAGTAAAAGCTGATGAAGTAGCAATGGGTTCCATCGGTGGAGGTGGTAGATATGATAACCTTACAGAAGTGTTTGGGGTTAAAAATATCCCTGGAATTGGTATTTCGTTCGGGTTAGACAGAATTTATCTGGTAATGGAAGAGCTGAACCTTTTCCCTGAAGAAGCTTCTTCTAAAATAGAATATCTGTTTGCTAATTTTGGAGGTGAAGAAACTACAGAAGCTCTGAAATTAATTATGCAGTTGAGAGCAAAAGGTATTTCAGCAGAACTATACCCTGAAAGCGCAAAAATCAACAAACAGTTTACCTATGCCGAGAAAAAAGGAATTAAAAATCTTGTTTTCTTAGGGGAAGAAGAACTTAAAAATAATACGGTTACCTTTAAAAATCTTGAAGCCGGAGAGCAGAAGACTGTTTCTTTGAATGAGTTTTTAGGATAA
- a CDS encoding single-stranded DNA-binding protein, with product MSLRNKVTLIGYTGKEVEMVNFENGNVKANVSLATSDHYTNAKGEKVEETQWHNLIAFGKVAEIMEKYVPKGKEIAIEGKLTYRSYDDKDGVKRYITEIRVDEILLLGGK from the coding sequence ATGTCACTAAGAAACAAAGTAACATTAATTGGTTACACAGGTAAAGAAGTTGAAATGGTAAACTTCGAAAACGGAAATGTAAAAGCAAATGTATCCTTAGCTACAAGCGATCATTACACAAACGCTAAAGGCGAAAAGGTAGAAGAGACGCAATGGCATAATCTGATTGCTTTCGGGAAAGTAGCAGAAATTATGGAAAAGTATGTTCCTAAAGGAAAAGAAATTGCGATTGAAGGTAAACTTACGTACAGGTCTTATGACGATAAGGATGGCGTAAAGCGTTACATTACGGAAATTCGTGTAGATGAGATCCTGTTGTTAGGAGGTAAATAA
- a CDS encoding GNAT family N-acetyltransferase has protein sequence MKDKTEIVENWLKGWCLSREVSFPVQYKSGFNVFVGDEKQKERYVFPDLNEDFFQLARSIDEPWIYLKVSTSPDRFIGDIPEKWQLQAQGYLMTCFHPMSFPKISLTKGYHLEFSEYNTTFVVRIVAENGEQASIGRVSLIDSVAVYDRIITEKNHQRKGLASFLLKELEKIALSKGFSNNLLVATEEGKRLYETLGWKVYCLHSSIVIPSEV, from the coding sequence ATGAAGGATAAAACGGAAATAGTAGAAAACTGGCTTAAAGGATGGTGTTTATCAAGAGAAGTATCTTTTCCTGTTCAATATAAGTCTGGATTCAATGTATTTGTGGGAGATGAAAAACAAAAAGAACGGTACGTATTTCCTGACCTTAATGAAGATTTTTTTCAACTTGCCCGGTCAATTGATGAGCCCTGGATTTATCTGAAAGTAAGTACCTCTCCTGATCGGTTTATAGGGGATATTCCTGAAAAATGGCAATTACAGGCACAAGGGTATTTGATGACCTGCTTTCATCCGATGAGTTTTCCCAAAATCAGTCTTACAAAAGGATATCACTTAGAGTTTTCTGAGTATAATACAACTTTTGTTGTCAGGATTGTAGCAGAGAATGGTGAACAGGCTTCTATAGGTCGTGTTTCACTTATAGATAGTGTTGCCGTTTATGACAGGATTATTACCGAAAAAAATCACCAAAGGAAAGGGCTTGCTTCTTTTTTATTGAAAGAACTTGAGAAGATCGCTTTGTCGAAAGGGTTTTCAAATAATCTTCTGGTCGCAACAGAAGAAGGAAAACGGCTGTACGAAACCTTAGGCTGGAAAGTGTATTGCTTACACTCTTCCATTGTAATTCCTTCTGAGGTGTAA
- a CDS encoding methyltransferase: protein MKKQPVKPEFTLKMFQVLGGVWIAGCVKTAAELNIADHLAAGPKTISSLAKEIQSNEKALYRIMRALSSVGIFEESENQIFALNDFGAALQTDVPGTAKNFVLTIMKEHFPAYGELTYAVQTGEIPFDHIHRMPLWAYYKKYPEIGENFGKGMTGMSGTELKGIMENYDFSPYKKIVDIGGGNGVMMYTILDAAPDSSGIIFDEENVIGKTVELIPENLKRRCSVAIGSFFEKVPEGADLYTMKWIIHDWNDEECIQILKVCYDAMPKGAKLLIIDAVIPDDSLNQPHIAKLLDIVMLACLTGRERTLSEFKVLLEKSGLQFSRLVQIGTEAKSIIECEKI from the coding sequence ATGAAAAAACAACCCGTAAAACCTGAATTTACCTTGAAGATGTTTCAAGTATTAGGTGGTGTGTGGATTGCCGGCTGTGTAAAGACAGCCGCAGAATTAAACATTGCAGATCATTTGGCAGCTGGCCCGAAAACAATTTCGTCGCTGGCAAAAGAAATACAGTCCAATGAAAAAGCATTGTATAGAATCATGAGAGCATTAAGCAGTGTGGGTATTTTTGAAGAATCAGAGAACCAAATCTTTGCATTAAATGATTTTGGGGCAGCATTGCAGACTGATGTGCCAGGAACAGCAAAGAATTTTGTACTTACGATAATGAAAGAACATTTTCCTGCGTATGGAGAGCTTACCTACGCTGTTCAGACAGGTGAAATCCCTTTTGATCATATTCACAGAATGCCTCTTTGGGCTTACTATAAAAAATATCCGGAAATAGGGGAAAACTTCGGAAAAGGGATGACCGGAATGTCAGGAACGGAGCTAAAAGGAATTATGGAAAATTATGATTTCAGTCCCTATAAAAAAATAGTAGATATAGGCGGAGGAAATGGAGTAATGATGTATACTATCCTGGATGCTGCTCCCGATAGTTCAGGGATTATTTTTGATGAAGAAAATGTGATCGGAAAGACTGTGGAACTTATCCCCGAAAATTTAAAAAGAAGATGTTCTGTTGCCATCGGTAGTTTTTTTGAAAAAGTTCCGGAAGGAGCAGATTTATATACCATGAAATGGATTATCCATGACTGGAATGATGAGGAATGTATTCAGATTTTAAAAGTTTGCTATGATGCAATGCCAAAAGGAGCAAAACTATTGATTATAGATGCCGTTATTCCTGATGATTCTCTAAATCAGCCTCATATTGCCAAACTTTTGGATATTGTAATGCTGGCTTGTCTTACCGGAAGAGAAAGAACATTGAGTGAGTTTAAAGTTCTTTTGGAAAAATCAGGATTACAATTCAGCAGGCTTGTTCAGATTGGTACAGAAGCGAAAAGCATCATTGAATGTGAGAAAATTTAA